One Triplophysa rosa linkage group LG9, Trosa_1v2, whole genome shotgun sequence genomic window carries:
- the LOC130559739 gene encoding G2/M phase-specific E3 ubiquitin-protein ligase-like isoform X1, with protein sequence MDAHHNIIILNLPGITPRDIKECLELNRSAVYVRIKGEEQTPVTVHSHPPSPEMSNPPPSTRLRLSDSLSSNNNRVPPIVERHVSPSPGRITLNIPQQIRTRSTRLSHRLQNDVSDEDSDCMFVERAQLAESRGQNPEVSSCERIGETVEQTRELRRSQDEEYMEALNRDRQRDQEREAQRLALERLEENSRMMEERRLNALLERRSRLCPEPINGFTIQLKYHDGSRRSRRFLPIDSLQNLMDYAGNDDSASEIFWLSMPSAGTRLSSTMTGTLEQHNLTIPCTLFVQWLEGEEVKEILMNVTNPEPYMEERPEEDHIDQIDYNRQHVIEILAELTNKINTENRYSSNMINACRDDIYGSARRAFSRRLFDPNKPLGVVFMDLGNNPEGAVDEGGPTREFCRLLMKDIQSRSLFEGPDNSKLLALDSHALSKGYYKSLGKMISICLIHGGVAPHFFAPRLFSLVVGEATEDVDLTEIVDEGFRCQLQKIQNAITIEETREALEEASNSLSLLGSLNIQCRTLEDRETVVQCAAKFYLEGRLNAAIEQFVDGLGCLGLHAAMKANSKHLRYLFLAKEDPLTAKHLIDVFTPQFAEEGSNRSHNEIKTYAWFRDFLLDVEDGQMQVDQSKNLTLQEVLAFASGLEELPPLGFKNQPVIIFIHIGRKFPEANTCDVVLRLPIHRSYEEFCNHMCSGILQATEFGMT encoded by the exons ATGGATGCCCACCACAACATCATCATCCTGAATTTGCCTGGCATCACACCACGTGACATAAAAGAATGCCTTGAATTGAATAGGTCTGCAGTTTATGTCAGAATCAAG GGTGAGGAACAAACTCCTGTTACCGTGCACAGCCATCCACCTTCACCTGAAATGTCAAATCCCCCTCCCTCTACGAGGCTGAGATTGTCAGACTCTCTGTCATCTAACAACAACCGGGTGCCCCCCATAGTAGAAAGACATGTCTCCCCATCACCAGGAAGGATAACATTAAACATTCCACAGCAAATTAGAACTAGGTCAACCAGATTGTCTCATCGGCTGCAAAATGATGTCAGTGATGAGGATTCAGACTGTATGTTTGTGGAG CGAGCACAACTGGCAGAGAGCAGAGGGCAGAATCCAGAGGTGTCATCTTGTGAACGGATAGGGGAA ACTGTAGAACAGACGCGAGAGCTAAGGAGAAGCCAGGACGAAGAATACATGGAGGCCCTCAACAGAGACCGGCAAAGGGACCAGGAGCGG GAAGCACAGCGGTTGGCTTTGGAGCGTTTAGAGGAAAATTCAAGGATGATGGAAGAGAGGAGATTGAAT GCCTTGCTGGAAAGACGCAGCCGTCTTTGTCCTGAACCTATTAATGGCTTCACAATCCAGCTCAAATATCATGATGGTTCCAGAAGGTCAAGGCGGTTCCTACCTATAGACTCATTGCAG aatcTTATGGATTACGCTGGCAATGATGATTCGGCCAGTGAAATATTCTGGTTGAGTATGCCAAGTGCGGGCACACGGCTGTCAAGCACTATGACTGGAACCCTTGAACAACACAACTTGACCATACCTTGCACATTATTTGTTCAGTGGTTGGAAGGAGAGGAGGTGAAA GAAATCCTTATGAACGTCACAAATCCTGAACCTTATATGGAGGAAAGGCCAGAGGAGGACCATATTGACCAAATAGACTACAACAG GCAGCATGTCATAGAGATACTCGCAGAGCTCACCAACAAAATTAATACAGAGAACCGTTACTCGTCAAATATGATTAATGCCTGTAGAGATGACATTTATGGCTCTGCACGACGTGCATTCTCTAGACGGCTGTTTGACCCAAATAAGCCACTGGGAGTCGTGTTTATGGATCTTGGCAATAACCCAGAAGGGGCAGTGGATGAAGGTGGCCCAACAAGGGAATTTTGTCGTCTACTGATGAAGGATATACAGAGCAGGAGTCTGTTCGAAGGGCCAGATAATTCAAAGTTACTGGCCTTGGATAGCCATG CTCTCTCAAAAGGGTATTACAAATCGCTCGGAAAAATGATCAGTATTTGCTTGATCCATGGTGGTGTTGCACCCCACTTCTTTGCCCCACGACTGTTCAGTCTGGTTGTGGGAGAGGCTACAGAAGATGTGGACCTAACAGAAATAGTTGATGAAGGGTTCAGATGCCAGCTGcagaag ATCCAAAATGCCATAACCATTGAGGAAACCAGGGAggctttagaagaggcttcaaACAGCCTTTCTCTCCTTGGCTCATTAAACATCCAGTGTCGGACTCTTGAAGACAGAGAGACAGTTGTCCAGTGTGCAGCCAAGTTTTACCTGGAGGGGCGACTTAATGCTGCAATAGAACA GTTTGTGGATGGTCTTGGATGTTTAGGTTTGCATGCTGCAATGAAGGCAAATTCTAAGCATCTGCGGTATCTGTTCCTGGCCAAAGAGGACCCACTGACTGCCAAGCACCTCATTGATGTCTTTACCCCACAGTTTGCAGAGGAGGGAAGCAACCGCAGtcacaatgaaataaaaacctaTGCCTGGTTCCGTGACTTCTTGCTAGATGTGGAAG ATGGACAAATGCAGGTGGACCAGAGTAAAAACCTTACTCTTCAAGAGGTCTTGGCCTTTGCTTCTGGGCTGGAGGAGTTGCCCCCACTGGGATTTAAGAACCAGCCAGTCATTATCTTTATACACATAGGCCGTAAATTCCCAGAAGCTAACACATGTGACGTAGTTCTCCGTCTGCCGATACATAGGAGTTATGAGGAGTTCTGCAACCACATGTGCAGCGGGATATTGCAGGCTACCGAGTTTGGGATGACCTAA
- the LOC130559739 gene encoding uncharacterized protein LOC130559739 isoform X2, with amino-acid sequence MDAHHNIIILNLPGITPRDIKECLELNRSAVYVRIKGEEQTPVTVHSHPPSPEMSNPPPSTRLRLSDSLSSNNNRVPPIVERHVSPSPGRITLNIPQQIRTRSTRLSHRLQNDVSDEDSDCMFVERAQLAESRGQNPEVSSCERIGETVEQTRELRRSQDEEYMEALNRDRQRDQEREAQRLALERLEENSRMMEERRLNALLERRSRLCPEPINGFTIQLKYHDGSRRSRRFLPIDSLQNLMDYAGNDDSASEIFWLSMPSAGTRLSSTMTGTLEQHNLTIPCTLFVQWLEGEEVKEILMNVTNPEPYMEERPEEDHIDQIDYNRQHVIEILAELTNKINTENRYSSNMINACRDDIYGSARRAFSRRLFDPNKPLGVVFMDLGNNPEGAVDEGGPTREFCRLLMKDIQSRSLFEGPDNSKLLALDSHALSKGYYKSLGKMISICLIHGGVAPHFFAPRLFSLVVGEATEDVDLTEIVDEGFRCQLQKIQNAITIEETREALEEASNSLSLLGSLNIQCRTLEDRETVVQCAAKFYLEGRLNAAIEHLQRREATAVTMK; translated from the exons ATGGATGCCCACCACAACATCATCATCCTGAATTTGCCTGGCATCACACCACGTGACATAAAAGAATGCCTTGAATTGAATAGGTCTGCAGTTTATGTCAGAATCAAG GGTGAGGAACAAACTCCTGTTACCGTGCACAGCCATCCACCTTCACCTGAAATGTCAAATCCCCCTCCCTCTACGAGGCTGAGATTGTCAGACTCTCTGTCATCTAACAACAACCGGGTGCCCCCCATAGTAGAAAGACATGTCTCCCCATCACCAGGAAGGATAACATTAAACATTCCACAGCAAATTAGAACTAGGTCAACCAGATTGTCTCATCGGCTGCAAAATGATGTCAGTGATGAGGATTCAGACTGTATGTTTGTGGAG CGAGCACAACTGGCAGAGAGCAGAGGGCAGAATCCAGAGGTGTCATCTTGTGAACGGATAGGGGAA ACTGTAGAACAGACGCGAGAGCTAAGGAGAAGCCAGGACGAAGAATACATGGAGGCCCTCAACAGAGACCGGCAAAGGGACCAGGAGCGG GAAGCACAGCGGTTGGCTTTGGAGCGTTTAGAGGAAAATTCAAGGATGATGGAAGAGAGGAGATTGAAT GCCTTGCTGGAAAGACGCAGCCGTCTTTGTCCTGAACCTATTAATGGCTTCACAATCCAGCTCAAATATCATGATGGTTCCAGAAGGTCAAGGCGGTTCCTACCTATAGACTCATTGCAG aatcTTATGGATTACGCTGGCAATGATGATTCGGCCAGTGAAATATTCTGGTTGAGTATGCCAAGTGCGGGCACACGGCTGTCAAGCACTATGACTGGAACCCTTGAACAACACAACTTGACCATACCTTGCACATTATTTGTTCAGTGGTTGGAAGGAGAGGAGGTGAAA GAAATCCTTATGAACGTCACAAATCCTGAACCTTATATGGAGGAAAGGCCAGAGGAGGACCATATTGACCAAATAGACTACAACAG GCAGCATGTCATAGAGATACTCGCAGAGCTCACCAACAAAATTAATACAGAGAACCGTTACTCGTCAAATATGATTAATGCCTGTAGAGATGACATTTATGGCTCTGCACGACGTGCATTCTCTAGACGGCTGTTTGACCCAAATAAGCCACTGGGAGTCGTGTTTATGGATCTTGGCAATAACCCAGAAGGGGCAGTGGATGAAGGTGGCCCAACAAGGGAATTTTGTCGTCTACTGATGAAGGATATACAGAGCAGGAGTCTGTTCGAAGGGCCAGATAATTCAAAGTTACTGGCCTTGGATAGCCATG CTCTCTCAAAAGGGTATTACAAATCGCTCGGAAAAATGATCAGTATTTGCTTGATCCATGGTGGTGTTGCACCCCACTTCTTTGCCCCACGACTGTTCAGTCTGGTTGTGGGAGAGGCTACAGAAGATGTGGACCTAACAGAAATAGTTGATGAAGGGTTCAGATGCCAGCTGcagaag ATCCAAAATGCCATAACCATTGAGGAAACCAGGGAggctttagaagaggcttcaaACAGCCTTTCTCTCCTTGGCTCATTAAACATCCAGTGTCGGACTCTTGAAGACAGAGAGACAGTTGTCCAGTGTGCAGCCAAGTTTTACCTGGAGGGGCGACTTAATGCTGCAATAGAACA TTTGCAGAGGAGGGAAGCAACCGCAGtcacaatgaaataa
- the qrfpra gene encoding pyroglutamylated RF-amide peptide receptor isoform X3: MKGVLVCKTIPFVQTTAIVTGILTMTCIAVERYQGIVHPLKIKRQCTPQRAYRMLGVVWIAAMTVGSPMLFVQQLEVKYDFLYEHQHVCCQERWSSSAHRKQYATFILVFLFVLPLGAMLLIYTRIGITLWICKQVGDSSVLNTMNHREVSKISRKKRRAIKMMVTIVVLFTVCWAPFHTVHMLFEYSYLGKKYDEITVNIIIAVTQAIGRSGHRVDVNDKSKVCFSKTPGQEEDIFVMPSIHIVDQVASARSNTQASLSVLEERISAEDSTIHARCIRD, translated from the exons atgaaag gTGTGTTGGTTTGCAAAACCATTCCTTTTGTCCAGACCACTGCTATAGTAACTGGTATTCTTACTATGACCTGTATTGCTGTGGAGAGATACCAGGGCATTGTGCATCCTCTGAAAATTAAAAGACAGTGCACCCCACAAAGAGCCTACAGAATGCTGG GGGTCGTCTGGATTGCAGCCATGACAGTTGGATCCCCAATGCTGTTTGTGCAACAACTGGAG GTGAAATATGATTTCCTGTATGAGCACCAACATGTATGCTGTCAGGAACGCTGGAGCTCGAGTGCTCATAGGAAGCAGTATGCTACATTCATTCTAGTGTTCCTTTTCGTTCTACCCCTTGGAGCCATGCTGCTAATCTACACCAGAATAGGGATTACGCTCTGGATTTGCAAACAAGTAGGGGACTCCTCAGTCCTAAATACTATGAATCACAGGGAGGTCAGCAAAATATCCAG AAAGAAGCGACGGGCGATCAAGATGATGGTCactattgttgttttgtttactgTCTGCTGGGCACCTTTTCATACAGTTCACATGCTGTTTGAATACA GTTACCTGGGCAAGAAATATGATGAGATCACCGTCAATATTATTATTGCCGTCACACAGGCCATAGG GAGGTCCGGTCACCGCGTGGATGTGAACGACAAATCAAAGGTGTGCTTTTCAAAAACTCCCGGACAGGAAGAAGACATCTTTGTCATGCCCAGCATACATATAGTTGATCAGGTGGCATCTGCAAGGTCCAACACGCAGGCATCTCTATCCGTTCTGGAGGAGAGGATTTCTGCTGAGGACAGTACAATACATGCAAGATGTATTCGAGATTGA
- the qrfpra gene encoding pyroglutamylated RF-amide peptide receptor isoform X1, whose translation MKGVLVCKTIPFVQTTAIVTGILTMTCIAVERYQGIVHPLKIKRQCTPQRAYRMLGVVWIAAMTVGSPMLFVQQLEVKYDFLYEHQHVCCQERWSSSAHRKQYATFILVFLFVLPLGAMLLIYTRIGITLWICKQVGDSSVLNTMNHREVSKISRKKRRAIKMMVTIVVLFTVCWAPFHTVHMLFEYSYLGKKYDEITVNIIIAVTQAIGFSNSFNNPIIYAFMNENFQKNCMSTISLCIRRSGHRVDVNDKSKVCFSKTPGQEEDIFVMPSIHIVDQVASARSNTQASLSVLEERISAEDSTIHARCIRD comes from the exons atgaaag gTGTGTTGGTTTGCAAAACCATTCCTTTTGTCCAGACCACTGCTATAGTAACTGGTATTCTTACTATGACCTGTATTGCTGTGGAGAGATACCAGGGCATTGTGCATCCTCTGAAAATTAAAAGACAGTGCACCCCACAAAGAGCCTACAGAATGCTGG GGGTCGTCTGGATTGCAGCCATGACAGTTGGATCCCCAATGCTGTTTGTGCAACAACTGGAG GTGAAATATGATTTCCTGTATGAGCACCAACATGTATGCTGTCAGGAACGCTGGAGCTCGAGTGCTCATAGGAAGCAGTATGCTACATTCATTCTAGTGTTCCTTTTCGTTCTACCCCTTGGAGCCATGCTGCTAATCTACACCAGAATAGGGATTACGCTCTGGATTTGCAAACAAGTAGGGGACTCCTCAGTCCTAAATACTATGAATCACAGGGAGGTCAGCAAAATATCCAG AAAGAAGCGACGGGCGATCAAGATGATGGTCactattgttgttttgtttactgTCTGCTGGGCACCTTTTCATACAGTTCACATGCTGTTTGAATACA GTTACCTGGGCAAGAAATATGATGAGATCACCGTCAATATTATTATTGCCGTCACACAGGCCATAGGGTTTTCAAATTCTTTCAACAATCCTATTATATATGCTTTCATGAATGAAAACTTTCAGAAAAACTGCATGTCCACCATTTCCCTCTGCATTAGGAGGTCCGGTCACCGCGTGGATGTGAACGACAAATCAAAGGTGTGCTTTTCAAAAACTCCCGGACAGGAAGAAGACATCTTTGTCATGCCCAGCATACATATAGTTGATCAGGTGGCATCTGCAAGGTCCAACACGCAGGCATCTCTATCCGTTCTGGAGGAGAGGATTTCTGCTGAGGACAGTACAATACATGCAAGATGTATTCGAGATTGA
- the qrfpra gene encoding pyroglutamylated RF-amide peptide receptor isoform X2 → MTCIAVERYQGIVHPLKIKRQCTPQRAYRMLGVVWIAAMTVGSPMLFVQQLEVKYDFLYEHQHVCCQERWSSSAHRKQYATFILVFLFVLPLGAMLLIYTRIGITLWICKQVGDSSVLNTMNHREVSKISRKKRRAIKMMVTIVVLFTVCWAPFHTVHMLFEYSYLGKKYDEITVNIIIAVTQAIGFSNSFNNPIIYAFMNENFQKNCMSTISLCIRRSGHRVDVNDKSKVCFSKTPGQEEDIFVMPSIHIVDQVASARSNTQASLSVLEERISAEDSTIHARCIRD, encoded by the exons ATGACCTGTATTGCTGTGGAGAGATACCAGGGCATTGTGCATCCTCTGAAAATTAAAAGACAGTGCACCCCACAAAGAGCCTACAGAATGCTGG GGGTCGTCTGGATTGCAGCCATGACAGTTGGATCCCCAATGCTGTTTGTGCAACAACTGGAG GTGAAATATGATTTCCTGTATGAGCACCAACATGTATGCTGTCAGGAACGCTGGAGCTCGAGTGCTCATAGGAAGCAGTATGCTACATTCATTCTAGTGTTCCTTTTCGTTCTACCCCTTGGAGCCATGCTGCTAATCTACACCAGAATAGGGATTACGCTCTGGATTTGCAAACAAGTAGGGGACTCCTCAGTCCTAAATACTATGAATCACAGGGAGGTCAGCAAAATATCCAG AAAGAAGCGACGGGCGATCAAGATGATGGTCactattgttgttttgtttactgTCTGCTGGGCACCTTTTCATACAGTTCACATGCTGTTTGAATACA GTTACCTGGGCAAGAAATATGATGAGATCACCGTCAATATTATTATTGCCGTCACACAGGCCATAGGGTTTTCAAATTCTTTCAACAATCCTATTATATATGCTTTCATGAATGAAAACTTTCAGAAAAACTGCATGTCCACCATTTCCCTCTGCATTAGGAGGTCCGGTCACCGCGTGGATGTGAACGACAAATCAAAGGTGTGCTTTTCAAAAACTCCCGGACAGGAAGAAGACATCTTTGTCATGCCCAGCATACATATAGTTGATCAGGTGGCATCTGCAAGGTCCAACACGCAGGCATCTCTATCCGTTCTGGAGGAGAGGATTTCTGCTGAGGACAGTACAATACATGCAAGATGTATTCGAGATTGA
- the qrfpra gene encoding pyroglutamylated RF-amide peptide receptor isoform X4 — MTVGSPMLFVQQLEVKYDFLYEHQHVCCQERWSSSAHRKQYATFILVFLFVLPLGAMLLIYTRIGITLWICKQVGDSSVLNTMNHREVSKISRKKRRAIKMMVTIVVLFTVCWAPFHTVHMLFEYSYLGKKYDEITVNIIIAVTQAIGFSNSFNNPIIYAFMNENFQKNCMSTISLCIRRSGHRVDVNDKSKVCFSKTPGQEEDIFVMPSIHIVDQVASARSNTQASLSVLEERISAEDSTIHARCIRD; from the exons ATGACAGTTGGATCCCCAATGCTGTTTGTGCAACAACTGGAG GTGAAATATGATTTCCTGTATGAGCACCAACATGTATGCTGTCAGGAACGCTGGAGCTCGAGTGCTCATAGGAAGCAGTATGCTACATTCATTCTAGTGTTCCTTTTCGTTCTACCCCTTGGAGCCATGCTGCTAATCTACACCAGAATAGGGATTACGCTCTGGATTTGCAAACAAGTAGGGGACTCCTCAGTCCTAAATACTATGAATCACAGGGAGGTCAGCAAAATATCCAG AAAGAAGCGACGGGCGATCAAGATGATGGTCactattgttgttttgtttactgTCTGCTGGGCACCTTTTCATACAGTTCACATGCTGTTTGAATACA GTTACCTGGGCAAGAAATATGATGAGATCACCGTCAATATTATTATTGCCGTCACACAGGCCATAGGGTTTTCAAATTCTTTCAACAATCCTATTATATATGCTTTCATGAATGAAAACTTTCAGAAAAACTGCATGTCCACCATTTCCCTCTGCATTAGGAGGTCCGGTCACCGCGTGGATGTGAACGACAAATCAAAGGTGTGCTTTTCAAAAACTCCCGGACAGGAAGAAGACATCTTTGTCATGCCCAGCATACATATAGTTGATCAGGTGGCATCTGCAAGGTCCAACACGCAGGCATCTCTATCCGTTCTGGAGGAGAGGATTTCTGCTGAGGACAGTACAATACATGCAAGATGTATTCGAGATTGA